Genomic DNA from Geomonas agri:
TCACCCCCAAGAGTTCAGCCGTACCGCGCCCAGTCGCCCCCAGGACACCGGTGCCGTGGGCATCGTCGACCATGAGCAGGGCATCGTACTGACGGGCCAGCTGCACCATCTGCCGCAAAGGAGCGATGTCGCCGTCCATGCTGAAGACACCGTCGGTGACGATCAGGCGCCGCCCGCTGCCCGGTTTGTCCTGCAGCATTCGCTCCAGGGCCGCCATGTCCCGATGCGGGTAGCGGTGGAAATTCGCCCGCGACAACAGGGCGCCGTCGACGATGCTGGCATGGTTCAACTTGTCCGAAAAGATGGCATCGCCACGTCCCACAATGGCGGAGATGATCCCGGTATTGGCGGCATAGCCGGAGTTGAAGACGAGGGCGTTTTCCGTCCCCTTGAAGCGGGCGATACGCTCCTCCAGCTCAACATGCAGCGACATAGTGCCGGAGACCAGGCGGGAGGCACCGCTCCCGGTCCCCAAAGCCGCTCCAAACACGGCGGCCCGGCGCAGAGCGGGGTGATCGGCCAGTCCGAGATAATTGTTGGAACAAAGCAGGAGCACCCGTTTGCCGTCCAGATCAACGTGGCTCCCCTGCGCCCCTTCTATTTCCCTCATGCTGCGGTAAAGCCCTTGGGATCGCAACTGGTCCAGTTCTTCTGCGAATGTCTGCACAGCTTCTCCTTTCCATGCCGGGATGATAGCGGAGCCCTTGTTATTAGCACAGCCGCCCTGGTTCGTCAACCGGTGAACCAGCAACGGTTGACAATTACATACACCTTAACCTATGCATTTGATCTGCAAAGAGAAAACTCCAAGCGGCAGGCACCATGCATCCCCCACCCGAATTTGCGCGCCTCCCGAAGCGGGATATACTCTTAAAGTTTTTTCTAATCTGCAAACCCTGTTTCAACTGCTACAACCACCGGTAAGACCAGCAGGAGAGCCGCCATGCCGCATCTCCAAAACCGCAACGGATACACTTCCTTGATGGAGCGCCTGGAAAGATTCCCGCAGGGAGCTCCCCCCTCAGAATTGTTCGCCAAGATACTCGCCCTGCTCTTCACCGAAAAGGAGGCGAAGCTCGTTGGGCAACTCCCCATGCACCCGTTTTCGCCGGCGCGGGCGGCCCACGTCTGGGGAGTGAGGGAGGTCGAGGCATACCGCACCCTGGAAGGGCTCGCGGAGCGGGGCTTGCTGCTGGACACGGAGCACGAGGGGGAAAAGCTCTACATCCTGCCCCCTCCTATGGCGGGGTTCCTCGATTTCGTGCTGATGCGGGTGAGAAAGGATGTGGACCAACCGGCCCTGAGCCGGCTGCTCGACCAGTATCTGAACCAGGAAGAGGAGTCCATCCGCGACCTGTACACCGGCGGCAGCACCCCCAGCACCAGGATCATGGTGGACGAGGAACAAGTCCCCTCCTCCAACCTGGCGCGATTGTTCAACTACGAGCGGGCCAGCGAAGTGATCCAGGGGGCCAAGCGCATCGGCATCGGCACCTGCAGCTGCCGCCACAAGATGAGGCACATCGGCAGGGCGTGCTCGGCAGCCCTGGAGACCTGCATGGTCTTCGACGACCTGGCCGATTCGCTGATCCGGCACGGCCACGCACGGGAAAGCAGCATCGAGCAATGCCTGGAACTGTTGCAGCAAAGCAGGGATCAGAACCTGGTCCAGGTAGCGGATAACGCCCAGTTCGGCGTCAGCTCCATCTGCAACTGCTGCAGTTGCTGCTGCGAAACCCTGATCAGGGCCCGCAAGTTCTGCAACCTGCAGCCGGTCTGCAGCACCAACTACGTGGCCGAACTCAAGCCGCAGCGCTGCAGCGGTTGCGGCCGCTGCGTCGATGCCTGCCCCGCCGAAGCGATGCGGCTGGTCTCCGCCAACGACCCGCAGCATCCCTGGCAGCGCAGGTGCGTGCAGGACCAGGAGCGCTGCCTCGGCTGCGGCATCTGCGTCAGGGTGTGCCGTACCAACTCGCTGGTGCTCATCCCCAGGGCGAAGCGGGTGGTGACGCCGGTCGACAACGCGCACCGCTTGGTGCTGATGGCGCTGGAACGCGGCAAGCTGCAGCACTTGATCTGGGACAACCGGGCCATGTTCAACCATCGCGCCATGGCGGCACTGGTCGGGGCCATCCTCAGGCTCCCGGCGGTGAAACAGAAGCTCGCGGCCAGCGAGCTCGGTTCGCGCTACCTGGGCGGTATGATGCAGCGGGTGGCCGAGCACTCCAGCCGGATGCCCTTGCGGTTGTGACGCCGGTTCGCGGTTTGCACTTCCCGCGGCGTTATGCTACTTTCGCGGTTGCTCGTATCACGTCGTCTCGGGAAAAAGAAATGCGCGGATTGAAATACCTGGCTGGATACTCCGAACAAATCACCTCGAAGGTGGAGCGCCTCCTGGCGAACAACGAGCTGGGGGGCGTTTTGCTGGCCAAGTACCCTACCCCGCACCAGGTCAGGACTGACCGGGCGCTCTACGATTTCACCGTCAACCTCAAGAATGAATTCCTGCGCAAGTCCCAGCCGCTCAGCAAGGTGAGCTACGACCCGAAGATCAGCGTCATCAACCACGCCCTCGGCCTGCACTCCTTCGTGTCCCGCGTCCAGGGGGTAAAGCTCACCGCCAAGCACGAGATCCGCATTGCCACTGTGTTCAAGACCGCCCCGGTGGAGTTCCTGCGCATGATCGTGGTGCACGAGCTGGCCCACCTCAAGGAGAAGGAGCACAACAAGGCCTTCTACCAGCTCTGCGAGTACATGGAACCGGGCTACCACCAGCTCGAGTTCGACATGAGGGTGTACCTGACCCACCTGGACGCCTTCGGCCCGCTGTATCAGGAAGCCTGAGCAGCGCCTCCCCGCCATTGACAACGCCCCCCCTGCCGCTAGCATTTAACACTGTTAAAAATTAACACATGCCAACAAATCACCACCTACCCAACCTGGCACAAGGAGGATCCCATGTCGTTCGCGCTCTACATCATCGGATTCATTCTGGTCATTTCCGGCATCGCCTGGGCCTTGGTCACGGCAGGTGTGGCCATGTTCAAGATCGCCATCGTTTCCATCATCCTGCTCGGCATCGGCATCCTGACCGGCGTGGTGAAGACCCGTCCCAAAGACCCGCCGCGGGGACCGTTGGCCTGAAGCGTCTCCGGGCGCCGGACAAAAAAAGAGACCCACCGGAAAATCCCGGTGGGTCTCTTGCGTTTCGGGAGGAGACAGTCAGACCGCCAGCACCGTCGGCGGCACCGGCAGCGGTTCGCGCTTGGGGGCTTGCGCTTCTTCCTGTGGGGTGAACGGCATCGCCAGCACCCTGCCGAGGGTCAACTGCTCCGGGTCCTGGTAACCGGCAACCCCGATGTCGATAGAGTCTTGCAGCACGTTAAGGCGAATGGTGCCGTGCAGGTAATCGGGCCAGGAGAAGATGGTGGACCAGTTGGAGTCGGTTTCCTCCTTCACCACGGAATGGTGGATTCCATGCATGCGCGGGGTGACGATGACGCGGCACAGACGCCGCTCGACCCGGTGCGGGAGCCTCAGGTTGGAGTGATGGAACAGGATCTCCACCAGGGTCAGAGTCTGCCACAGGGCAAGGGCGAAGGGGGATACGCCGATCAGGCGGATCTGGGCCGCGCGCCACGGGACCGAGAGGAGCAGCTCCCCGAAATGGAAGCGAAGCGCGGTGCTGGCATCGAGGTCGCGATCGACGTGGTGCGGTCTGTGGAAGCGCCAGAGCAGGGGGACCTTGTGGGTCAGCACGTGCCAGATGAAGAGCGTGTAGTCCAGGAGCAAGACCGACAGCGCCACCTCCGCCCAGGCGGGGAGGCCCAAAAGCTTCAACAGTCCCAGGCGCTTGGAGTGCACCCGCAGGGCGAGCGGCCCCACCACCGGCTTCTCGGCGAGCCCCACCGTGGCGGCAGCTACGACCGCAAAAGTGGCGTTACGCGTGTTGCGCCGCAGCTTGTCGTCCCTTTCCTTCCGGAGCGGGCGCCTCATCTCCATGGCCGCCACCACGGCAACCGTTCCGACTATCAATGCCGCGTTCAGCCACCCGGGGAGCTCCCCCCTCAGACGATCTCTTCGACAGGACATACTTTACTCCCCTTTCACCGCCTGGCGCCGTACGCTCGAGACGGAGTCCTTCACGATCTCTCTCCCGCCACCCGGTGTACCAGTTCGGCCGCCGCCGTCCAGGCGACATGGTTTCCCAACTCCTTGGCGCTCCCTGAACATGGCAGCCTCCTTCGAGCCTGCATAATTGTTTGATTTTGCCGCCGGTCCGGGCAATTTCCCCATTGTAGCCCCCGCCGTCCCACTGTCAATTTAGGTGGAAGGGGCCACAACTCTGGGCTTTTCCTTACTACCGGCCGCTTGACCACGTAATAGAGCGTTTTATAATTAGCACGGTCATTTCCAGGCAGCAGCGCAACAGACATCAGGAGGCTCCCATGCTGGTCCGCACCCTGCAGGTGGTGGTACATTGCGAGCACAAGACGCTGTGGAACATGCTGATGGACAGGCTGCAGCACCCGGAGCGCTACATGCAGGGGGTGGCCGAGGCACGGCTCACCGAAGAGAGCCGCGATGTCTTCATCTCCGAGATGACGCTCCACGGCGAAAGGGTCAAAGAACGGGTGCTGGCGCGCCCCTACGACGGGGAGTTGCGCCACGAACTGATCGAGCACCCGCAGTTCACCGGCTTCATCGTCAGGAAGATCGTGAAATCAGCCCGGCAGAGCCCGGTCGCTCCGCTGTATCTTGAGTACGACCTGGACCTGCTGCGCAAGTCCCTGAAGGTGCAGGGCGTGGTCCGGGGGGAAGAGGAAATCCTCACCGACCTGGAAACGGAGATGCAGAAGGTGAAGATGAGGGCGGAGGAATCGGACTCGAGGGGGTGAGCAGATGCGAAGGATCTTTCTTGCCCCGTTATGCGCCGGAGCCCTCTACTCTTCCGCTGCTTGGTGCGCGGCGCCGGACTGGTTTCTCCTGGACCAGAACCAGGACTCCAGCTTCTACTACGACCGAAACGGCAACAACAAGGTCCGGGAAGGGGTGATCGAGGTCAGAACGCGGGTGGTCTACAGCGAACAGGGGCGGCAGGAAGCCCTCAAGATGGTGAAAGGGCTGCCGCAGTCGGCGGTCTTGCACGAAACCCTGTACAGCTACGAGATCAACTGCGAAGAACACGAGGGGCACCTGCTCGGCGTCAGCCACCTCGATAGCAACGGCAACATTCTCAAGACTAGCGACCTCGCCGCCGCCACCCAGTGGCAATACCTGCCACCCGACACGCGCATGGGACTGGTCCTGCAGCAGGCCTGCCAGCCCTAGCCGCAGCTACCTCTTGCGGTACTCCTGCCTCAACAACAAGTCCATCACGACCAGCGCTGCCATCGACTCCACGACCGGTACCGCCCGCGGCACGATACACGGGTCGTGGCGTCCTTTCGCCTCCAGCACCGTCTCGCTGCCGTCGAAGCGCGCCGTCTTCTGCGGTAGGGCCACCGTCGCCGGCGGCTTGAAGGCCACCCGGAAGTAAGCCGGCTCCCCGTTGGAAATCCCCCCCTGTACCCCTCCGGAGTAATTGGTCGCCGTCCCGAGTCGTCCCCCCTTGTCCACGAAGGGGTCATTGTGGGCGCTGCCCAGCATGCGGCTGCCACTGAAGCCGGAGCCGATCTCGAACCCCTTGCTGGCGGGAATGGAGAGCATGGCGTGCGCGAGGAGGGCCTCCATCTTGTCGAAAGCGGGCTCGCCCAGCCCGGCGGGAATGTTGCGGCAGACGCAGCAGACGGTCCCCCCGACTGAATCGTCCCGGCTTTTCACCTGGGCGATCAGGTCGGCCATGGCTTGGCTCATGGCGGGGTTGCCGCAACGGACCGGATGCTGGTCCACCATCTGCCGCGTGATCCGCTCCAGGTCGACGTTACCTGCGTCCAGCGCCCCCACGCTATCGACCCAGGCAACGATCTCGATGCCGTGGCGTTCGGCCAGGAACTTTTCCGCGATGGCGCCGGCGGCAACCCTGGCGATGGTCTCGCGGGCGGAGGAGCGCCCGCCGCCGCTGGAGGCGCGCACCCCGTACTTCACCTGGTAGGTGTAGTCGGCGTGCGAAGGGCGGGGAACCTGGGACATCTCCTGGTAATCCCCCGGGCGCTGGTCGCGGTTGTGCACCATGAGCCCGATGGGGGTACCCAGGGTGATGCCATCCTCGACGCCGGAGAGGATGGTGACCAAATCCTCTTCCTCGCGCCGGGTGCTGAGCGCGCTCTGCCCGGGACGGCGGCGGTCGAGTTGAGGCTGGATATCGGACTCGGCAAGGCGCATCCCGGCCGGCACGCCGTCGACGATGGCGCCGACCGCCGGGCAGTGGCTCTCGCCGAAGGTGGAGACTCTGAACAGGGTTCCGAAAACGGAGGACATATCAGCTCCTTCCCCTCACGGGGCGGACGGTTCGACCGGCCGGGAGGAATTTCTGCCGTGCCGCTTCGCCACCAGCACCACCATGCTGCGCGGCGGCAGCCGGTAACTGTCGGAGCCGATCTCTGGCACGCTCTCCCATGGGGAGATGTCGTCGGGGGACGTTAATGAGGTGTCGATCCAGCGGTGCCAAGCGCCGCCGGGAAGCCTCCTGGGGGGCGGGAGCGTGAAGGTGAGCGGTTCCCAGTAGGCGTTGACCATGTAGTGGAACACCAGGTGTTTGGAGGCGCTCCACACGGTGAGGGCGATACTGTGGGACTGGTAGCTCCAGTCCGGGGTGCCGAGGTGGACGCCGTGCCACTCCAGGCGCGCCTGGCCCAGGAGCTGGTTCAGCGTCAGCGTCTCCACGGGGGTATCGCTCTGCCTGAGCCGCGCCCGGATCAGCTCCCTGGTGAAGCGGTAGATGTCGGGATGGACGGCGAGCCGATCCCAGTCGAACCACCCGAGCTCGTTGTCCTGGCAGTAGGCGTTGTTGTTGCCGCGCTGGGTGCGGCGCATCTCGTCGCCCATGAGGATCATCGGGGTGCCCAGCGCCAGCAGGGTGACCGCCATGAAGTTCTTCACCTGGCGGTTGCGCAGCGCCTCGATGGCAGGATCGGAGGTCGCCCCCTCGACGCCGCAGTTCCAGCTCAGGTTGGTATCGGAGCCGTCGCGGTTGTTCTCGCCGTTGGCCTCGTTTTGCTTGTCGTTGTAGCTGACCAGGTCGTTGAGCGTGAAGCCGTCGTGGCAGGTGACGAAGTTGATGCTCTGCTCGGGCTCGCGCTCCTGGTGCCCATAGATGTCGGGGCTCGCCAGCATGCGGGCGGCGAAGCGGGACACCACCCCGTCGTCCCCCTTCAGGAAGCGGCGCACGTCGTCGCGGAACTCGCCGTTCCATTCCTTCCAGCTGTCGCCGATGAAGCTCCCCACCTGGTACAGGCCGCCGGCGTCCCAGGCCTCCGCGATCAGCTTGATGCCAGCCAGTGCCGGGTCAGATTCGATGTCCCAGAGGATGGGAGGGTTCTTGAGCGGGCGCCCCTGTCCGTCGCGGGACAGGATGGAGGCGAGATCAAAGCGGAAACCATCGACGTGCATCTCCTTGACCCAGTAGTGCAGGGAGTCGATGATCAGCCGGCGCACCACGTGGTGGTTGGCATTCAGCGTGTTGCCGCAGCCGGTGTGATTGATGTAGCTGCCGTCGGCGTCCAGCGAGTAGTAGACGTCGTTGGCAAAGCCGCGGAAGCAGAAGGTGGGGCCGTTGTGGTCCCCCTCGGAGGTGTGGTTGTAGACCACGTCGAGGATCACCTCGATATCGGCCTTGTGCAGCGCCTTGACCATGTCGCGGAACTCGTCCAGCGGCCCCAGCGGCCCCTTGCGGGAGCTGTAGGCGGCATGCGGCGCGAAGAAGGAGACCGGGCTGTAGCCCCAGAAGTTGCGCAGCCCCAGCGGGGCGTCGAGCGGGTCGAACTGGAATACCGGCAGGAGTTCGACGGCGGTAATGCCCAGTTCCTTCAGGTACGGGATCTTTTCAACGAGCCCGGCATAGGTGCCGCGCTTCTCCTCGGCGACCCCGGAGGAAGGATGCTTGGTAAAGCCGGCGACGTGCATCTCGTAGATGACTGTCTTCGAATAGGGGCGCTTGAGCGGCAGGTCACCTTCCCAGTCGTAGCCGCGCGGGTCCGCCACCACGCTCTTCATTGCGCTGACCGCGTTGTCCCCGGGAAGGCAGGCATCGCCCCGGCAGTACCCGTCGGGGACGGCGATGGCGCGGCCGTAGGGGTCGATGAGCACCTTGCCGGGATCGAAACGGCGCCCCCGCTGCGGTTCGAAAGGACCGGCGACGCGGTAGCCGTAGAGCTGGCCGGCGCCGATACCGGGGACGAAGACGTGCCAGTAATGGTAGGTGCGGTTGCGCTTGGGATCGAGGGTAATCACGCGGGCGGGGGCGGTGTCGTCGGCGTGGTCGAACAGGAGCAGTTCCACCCCGGTGCAATCCCTGGCGAAGACGCTGAAGTTGACCCCGCCCCGTGTCACCGTGGCGCCCAGGGGGGAGGTGTTCCCTTTGGGGAGTTCCCCGTTTTTCTGGCCTGCTCTTCCAGTCGATCTCGTCATTGTTTCCTTCCGACCGATCTCATAGCGCAGTGCGCTCTCTGTTAAGGTAATGCTGTAACTTTGCGTTTTCCCCTGTGAGACTATAGATGATTATAGTTTTCCGTCAAACTCAGGCACGCGCTTTTTTAGAAAGAGTAACGGCGGCGATCCCGCACACCGAGACGGCCGCGCAGAGCCAGCCGATCCAGTCACCCGCTGCGCCGTACAGCGTCCCCCCTTGCCAAAGCGGCACCCTGCCCACCAGGACCTCGCGAGTCCAGACCCCGGTGCGGCTGACGATGCGTCCGGCGGGATCGACGAAGGCCGAGATGCCGGTATTGGTGCCGCGCACCAGTGCACGGCGGTTCTCGATGGAACGGAAGCTGGCCAGGGCCAGGTGCTCCATCGGCTCGACCGAGTTGCCGTACCAGGAGTCGTTGGTGATGTTGACCATCACCTCCGGTTGCCGACCGGTGCGCCCGCCGCGCATGAGTTTCCTGATGTGGGTGGGGAAAATGTCCTCGTAGCAGATGCTCACCGAGAGGAGGCGGTCCCCCAGCTTGAGCGGCTCCACGCTCCGCCCGGAGAAGAACTTGGCACTGTAGGGGGACCAGGTATAGAGCTGTGGGAAGATGTCCCCGAAGGGGATGTACTCGCCGAAGGGAACCAGCACCGTCTTGTCGTAGCTCCCCAGGATGCGCCCCGAGCCGTCAGCCAAGAGGGCGCTGTTGCAGAAGCGGGTTTCCCCCTCCTCCTTGATCTGCAGGCAGGTCCCGAAGAGGAGCGGCGTGCGCAGGTTGCCCAGCGCGGAGGTGGGGAGGCTTCCCTCGCGGGAATCGAGGGCGACGCTTAAAACACCCTCGGGCCAGACCACCAGGTCGGGCTTTTGTGTCGCTACCAGTTGCTGCGACATCTCGCGGTGTTCCTTCTGCATCTGTTCGACGGCAAGGTGGTTGTCGGCCGCTCCCACGTTAGTCTGCACCAGCCCCACGCTCATCGTCGGCGCCGTGGGCAGTTTTCGGTCCACCTCCCGCAGGCGCAGCTCCCCGTACCCGGCCACCACCAGCAGCGTCACGGCGAGAGCCGCCACCGCGCGCCACGGTATTTCCCTTTGCTCGCGCCAGCGTAGCGTCACCCAGTACAGGGTGGCGTTGATGTAGACCACCAGGAAGGAGACGCCGAGGATGCCGGCGAAGTCGGCAATCTGGGTCAGATGCGAGATGCGATACTGGCTTGCGCCCAGGTAGTTGGGGAAGACCTCCGGCCAAAGCTTCTCGAGAGCGGTCCAGAGAACCGGTGCAGCCCAGAGCACCTGCGACTGCCGGTCGCGGGTGAGCAGCCGGGTGCCCAGGGCCCAGAGCGCCAGTACCATGCCGTTGGCGGCGGCCAGGAGCAACAGGCCGAAGACGCCGGCGATCCAGGGGGCACCAGCGAACTGCTGGAACATCTGGATGATCCAGTAAAAGCCGCCGCCGTGCCCGACGATACCGGCCAGCCAGCCGAGCCAGAATGCGCGTGCCGGTCGCTGGTCCCGCAGCGCCCAGAGCAGGGGAACCAGGAAGAACCATTCCAGGTAGAAGTGGTCGAAGCCCGCGTAGCCCAGAAACATGAGCACGCCGCTCACCACCGCGGCACACAACGGCAGCAACTTGGATTTTGTGGAAGTAGTCAAGGGTGAACCTCTTTCGGATAACTGCGCCTGAACTGCTACTGCGGGTAGCGGCCCCGCTCTTGCGCAAGGTGGCACGATAGCACAGCAGCTTAATAATCACAATCTAACAGGGGGCAGACGGCGGGGTGCCGCACCCCCCAAAAGAAAGGGCGCCCGGGAGGGCGCCCCTACTTCTTTCAACGGTCCGGATAGTAATCCGGCGGAACCGAGTACATGTCCGGCGGAGGGGGTGGGGTGTAGGGCCGCGCCCGACGCACCTTGCGCACCGCCCCCGGGATCTGGTTCCCCTTGGCATACATGCACTGCACGTAGGTGTTGTCATAGCGCCGCTGTGCCTCGTAACCGTAGACCCGTCCGGACTCGGAACCGCTCGCCGCGCCGAAGAGCAAGCCGGTACCGCCGCCAATCGCCGCGCCGGCACCCGCATTGCCGCCGGCCGCTCCTAGCAGGGCCCCGACGCCAGCCCCGACGGCGCCGCCCACCACCGCGCTGGTGGCGGTATTCTGGTTTGCCGTGTCCTGCGGACTCATGCCCAAGCTCTGCTCGGCATACCTGCGGCACAATCCGTCTTCGGCCATGAACTGCTCGAAGGATTTCCCCGGGGTCGGCAGCACCCTGACGCTTGGGCCCGTGGGCATGGTGGCGCAACCGCCAAGCACCAGGAAGGCTAGCAACGACCACACTGTTGGCCTGGTTCTTCTCATGTCAATCCTCCTTGTCTTCCTCAGGCTGGGACGGTGGCGTGGTATTTGGCACCACCTTCATCCAGCCGCTTGGGCAGCGCTCCACATAGGGGTAGTATCCTTCCGGCTTGCGGCAGTAGTACCAATACCCGGTCTGATCTGTGCCGGTCCCGGTGTCGGGGGAGATATATTCCTGCGGGTCCTGCGGCACAACGACCGTCGGCGGGGTGTAGTAATACGGGTAGGCCGGGTAGTTGTAGTAGTAGGGGTAGAAGAAGGGATCCCAGCCCCAACCCGGGCCGATATAGACGCTGCCGGAGAAGTGCCCACCGCCCCTGTGGCCACCATAGTAACCGCCGCGGCTGTAGCTGCCTCCGCCCCGCGCCGCCCCGCGGGCCACGACTGCCCCGCCACCACGATCCGCGACGCGTGTGAAAGCTTCCCCGCGCGCTCCGGAATCGGCATGGCTGCTGGTAACCGAACCTGTCACTGACACAGTGACCAGGAGCAACGGAAGTAAAAGGGTGCTAATCCGGATTTTCTTCATGACCTGGCCCTCCTTTGAGGGATGTTTTGCAACGATTTCAGTATACTACCTGCCCGAAATATCTGCAAAAGCTAACCCGGAGACAACATA
This window encodes:
- the bioF gene encoding 8-amino-7-oxononanoate synthase, with translation MQTFAEELDQLRSQGLYRSMREIEGAQGSHVDLDGKRVLLLCSNNYLGLADHPALRRAAVFGAALGTGSGASRLVSGTMSLHVELEERIARFKGTENALVFNSGYAANTGIISAIVGRGDAIFSDKLNHASIVDGALLSRANFHRYPHRDMAALERMLQDKPGSGRRLIVTDGVFSMDGDIAPLRQMVQLARQYDALLMVDDAHGTGVLGATGRGTAELLGVMDGVDIHMGTLGKGLGSFGAYAAASAEICQYLVNKARSFIFSTSLPPAVLAPSVAALDLVDSQEGKELRERLAANVALFKDKLAAAGFDTMGSETQIVPIFVGPAEATMQFSQELLEEGIFVQGIRPPTVPAGSCRLRCTIMATHDPADLEAAADTIARVGRKLGVV
- a CDS encoding 4Fe-4S dicluster domain-containing protein, giving the protein MPHLQNRNGYTSLMERLERFPQGAPPSELFAKILALLFTEKEAKLVGQLPMHPFSPARAAHVWGVREVEAYRTLEGLAERGLLLDTEHEGEKLYILPPPMAGFLDFVLMRVRKDVDQPALSRLLDQYLNQEEESIRDLYTGGSTPSTRIMVDEEQVPSSNLARLFNYERASEVIQGAKRIGIGTCSCRHKMRHIGRACSAALETCMVFDDLADSLIRHGHARESSIEQCLELLQQSRDQNLVQVADNAQFGVSSICNCCSCCCETLIRARKFCNLQPVCSTNYVAELKPQRCSGCGRCVDACPAEAMRLVSANDPQHPWQRRCVQDQERCLGCGICVRVCRTNSLVLIPRAKRVVTPVDNAHRLVLMALERGKLQHLIWDNRAMFNHRAMAALVGAILRLPAVKQKLAASELGSRYLGGMMQRVAEHSSRMPLRL
- a CDS encoding M48 metallopeptidase family protein, which codes for MRGLKYLAGYSEQITSKVERLLANNELGGVLLAKYPTPHQVRTDRALYDFTVNLKNEFLRKSQPLSKVSYDPKISVINHALGLHSFVSRVQGVKLTAKHEIRIATVFKTAPVEFLRMIVVHELAHLKEKEHNKAFYQLCEYMEPGYHQLEFDMRVYLTHLDAFGPLYQEA
- a CDS encoding sterol desaturase family protein codes for the protein MSCRRDRLRGELPGWLNAALIVGTVAVVAAMEMRRPLRKERDDKLRRNTRNATFAVVAAATVGLAEKPVVGPLALRVHSKRLGLLKLLGLPAWAEVALSVLLLDYTLFIWHVLTHKVPLLWRFHRPHHVDRDLDASTALRFHFGELLLSVPWRAAQIRLIGVSPFALALWQTLTLVEILFHHSNLRLPHRVERRLCRVIVTPRMHGIHHSVVKEETDSNWSTIFSWPDYLHGTIRLNVLQDSIDIGVAGYQDPEQLTLGRVLAMPFTPQEEAQAPKREPLPVPPTVLAV
- a CDS encoding surface-adhesin E family protein produces the protein MRRIFLAPLCAGALYSSAAWCAAPDWFLLDQNQDSSFYYDRNGNNKVREGVIEVRTRVVYSEQGRQEALKMVKGLPQSAVLHETLYSYEINCEEHEGHLLGVSHLDSNGNILKTSDLAAATQWQYLPPDTRMGLVLQQACQP
- the aroC gene encoding chorismate synthase, which encodes MSSVFGTLFRVSTFGESHCPAVGAIVDGVPAGMRLAESDIQPQLDRRRPGQSALSTRREEEDLVTILSGVEDGITLGTPIGLMVHNRDQRPGDYQEMSQVPRPSHADYTYQVKYGVRASSGGGRSSARETIARVAAGAIAEKFLAERHGIEIVAWVDSVGALDAGNVDLERITRQMVDQHPVRCGNPAMSQAMADLIAQVKSRDDSVGGTVCCVCRNIPAGLGEPAFDKMEALLAHAMLSIPASKGFEIGSGFSGSRMLGSAHNDPFVDKGGRLGTATNYSGGVQGGISNGEPAYFRVAFKPPATVALPQKTARFDGSETVLEAKGRHDPCIVPRAVPVVESMAALVVMDLLLRQEYRKR
- the glgX gene encoding glycogen debranching protein GlgX, which translates into the protein MTRSTGRAGQKNGELPKGNTSPLGATVTRGGVNFSVFARDCTGVELLLFDHADDTAPARVITLDPKRNRTYHYWHVFVPGIGAGQLYGYRVAGPFEPQRGRRFDPGKVLIDPYGRAIAVPDGYCRGDACLPGDNAVSAMKSVVADPRGYDWEGDLPLKRPYSKTVIYEMHVAGFTKHPSSGVAEEKRGTYAGLVEKIPYLKELGITAVELLPVFQFDPLDAPLGLRNFWGYSPVSFFAPHAAYSSRKGPLGPLDEFRDMVKALHKADIEVILDVVYNHTSEGDHNGPTFCFRGFANDVYYSLDADGSYINHTGCGNTLNANHHVVRRLIIDSLHYWVKEMHVDGFRFDLASILSRDGQGRPLKNPPILWDIESDPALAGIKLIAEAWDAGGLYQVGSFIGDSWKEWNGEFRDDVRRFLKGDDGVVSRFAARMLASPDIYGHQEREPEQSINFVTCHDGFTLNDLVSYNDKQNEANGENNRDGSDTNLSWNCGVEGATSDPAIEALRNRQVKNFMAVTLLALGTPMILMGDEMRRTQRGNNNAYCQDNELGWFDWDRLAVHPDIYRFTRELIRARLRQSDTPVETLTLNQLLGQARLEWHGVHLGTPDWSYQSHSIALTVWSASKHLVFHYMVNAYWEPLTFTLPPPRRLPGGAWHRWIDTSLTSPDDISPWESVPEIGSDSYRLPPRSMVVLVAKRHGRNSSRPVEPSAP
- the lnt gene encoding apolipoprotein N-acyltransferase; this translates as MTTSTKSKLLPLCAAVVSGVLMFLGYAGFDHFYLEWFFLVPLLWALRDQRPARAFWLGWLAGIVGHGGGFYWIIQMFQQFAGAPWIAGVFGLLLLAAANGMVLALWALGTRLLTRDRQSQVLWAAPVLWTALEKLWPEVFPNYLGASQYRISHLTQIADFAGILGVSFLVVYINATLYWVTLRWREQREIPWRAVAALAVTLLVVAGYGELRLREVDRKLPTAPTMSVGLVQTNVGAADNHLAVEQMQKEHREMSQQLVATQKPDLVVWPEGVLSVALDSREGSLPTSALGNLRTPLLFGTCLQIKEEGETRFCNSALLADGSGRILGSYDKTVLVPFGEYIPFGDIFPQLYTWSPYSAKFFSGRSVEPLKLGDRLLSVSICYEDIFPTHIRKLMRGGRTGRQPEVMVNITNDSWYGNSVEPMEHLALASFRSIENRRALVRGTNTGISAFVDPAGRIVSRTGVWTREVLVGRVPLWQGGTLYGAAGDWIGWLCAAVSVCGIAAVTLSKKARA
- a CDS encoding glycine zipper family protein yields the protein MRRTRPTVWSLLAFLVLGGCATMPTGPSVRVLPTPGKSFEQFMAEDGLCRRYAEQSLGMSPQDTANQNTATSAVVGGAVGAGVGALLGAAGGNAGAGAAIGGGTGLLFGAASGSESGRVYGYEAQRRYDNTYVQCMYAKGNQIPGAVRKVRRARPYTPPPPPDMYSVPPDYYPDR